From Pantoea sp. Ep11b, the proteins below share one genomic window:
- a CDS encoding AtzE family amidohydrolase, with product MNLSDVSIQTLQRAIQQGEISAHEVAQHTLQAIEQHNPALNAWTAVTGPRMLQEARAVDAQRQRGESLPPLAGIPYAVKNLFDVAGHSTLAGASLFRDRPAAQTDAFAVDKLRHAGALLSGMLNMDAYAYGFTTENSHYGATRNPRDLSRVAGGSSGGSAAAVAAGLVHFSLGTDTNGSIRVPASLCGIFGLKPTFGRLSRSGSHPFVASLDHIGPLARRVDDLALVYDQLQGADPADAFQANHPQAATLPSLAQGSEGLRCGVLGGFFARWCDEDARAAVAAGAAALNAHEEVLMPEAELARSAAFIMTAAEGGNHYLPALRQVPEQFEPNSRERLLAGAMMPGAWYVQAQRFRRHFRQQVLPLFDRFDVLIAPATPCSAIAIGQQTLSIQGESLPAKASMGMLTQPISFLGLPVCTVPLATRSGLPIGLQLIGRPFDEEAVLRAAWTLEQRGITLPQITMAGA from the coding sequence ATGAACTTAAGTGACGTTTCGATTCAGACCCTGCAGCGGGCGATCCAGCAGGGTGAGATCAGTGCGCATGAGGTGGCGCAGCACACGCTGCAGGCGATTGAGCAGCATAATCCGGCGCTGAACGCCTGGACGGCGGTGACCGGGCCGCGCATGCTGCAGGAAGCCCGCGCGGTGGATGCACAGCGGCAGCGTGGCGAGTCCCTGCCGCCGCTGGCGGGCATCCCCTATGCCGTGAAAAACCTGTTTGACGTGGCGGGTCACAGCACGCTGGCCGGCGCCAGCCTGTTCCGCGATCGTCCGGCCGCGCAGACCGATGCCTTTGCTGTCGATAAGCTGCGGCACGCGGGCGCACTGCTGTCGGGCATGCTGAACATGGATGCCTACGCCTACGGCTTTACCACCGAGAACAGCCACTATGGCGCGACACGCAATCCCCGCGATCTCAGCCGCGTGGCGGGCGGCTCGTCCGGTGGCTCCGCGGCCGCCGTGGCCGCCGGGCTGGTGCATTTTTCACTGGGCACCGACACCAACGGCTCGATTCGGGTGCCCGCGTCGCTGTGCGGCATTTTTGGCCTTAAGCCCACCTTTGGCCGCCTCTCGCGCAGCGGCAGCCATCCTTTTGTCGCCAGCCTGGACCATATCGGCCCTCTGGCCCGCCGGGTGGATGACCTCGCGCTGGTCTATGACCAGTTGCAGGGTGCCGATCCCGCTGATGCGTTTCAGGCGAATCATCCGCAGGCCGCCACGCTGCCTTCGCTGGCTCAGGGCAGCGAAGGCTTACGCTGCGGCGTGCTCGGCGGCTTTTTTGCCCGCTGGTGCGATGAGGATGCCCGCGCCGCCGTCGCGGCGGGTGCGGCCGCGCTGAACGCGCATGAAGAGGTGCTGATGCCGGAGGCGGAACTGGCACGCTCGGCGGCGTTTATCATGACCGCCGCAGAGGGCGGCAATCACTATCTGCCCGCCCTGCGCCAGGTGCCTGAGCAGTTTGAACCGAACTCACGCGAGCGTCTGCTGGCCGGTGCGATGATGCCGGGAGCCTGGTATGTGCAGGCGCAGCGTTTCCGTCGCCATTTCCGGCAGCAGGTGTTACCGCTGTTCGACCGTTTCGATGTGCTGATCGCCCCGGCGACGCCCTGCAGCGCGATCGCGATCGGTCAGCAGACGCTGTCGATCCAGGGCGAGTCGCTGCCGGCTAAAGCGAGTATGGGCATGCTGACGCAGCCGATCTCCTTCCTGGGTCTGCCGGTCTGTACCGTGCCGCTGGCGACCCGGAGTGGCCTGCCGATTGGCTTACAGCTTATCGGCCGGCCTTTTGATGAAGAGGCGGTGTTACGTGCCGCCTGGACACTGGAACAACGCGGTATCACCCTGCCGCAAATCACGATGGCTGGAGCCTGA
- the hpxZ gene encoding oxalurate catabolism protein HpxZ — MNREINLPQVVNEVTAQFYRYEQALVSNDVAELDALFWHDARTVRLGAGENLYGIDEIRAFRAARPSAGLNRTLRNTVITTFGEDFAVCSTEFTRDGSEKTGRQQQTWVRMPHGWCIVAAQVSLMS, encoded by the coding sequence ATGAACAGAGAGATTAATTTACCGCAGGTGGTGAACGAGGTGACGGCGCAGTTTTATCGCTACGAGCAGGCGCTGGTCAGTAATGATGTCGCTGAACTGGATGCGCTGTTCTGGCATGACGCGCGCACCGTGAGACTGGGGGCGGGTGAAAACCTGTATGGCATTGATGAGATCCGCGCGTTCCGCGCCGCGCGCCCCTCAGCCGGGCTGAACCGGACGCTGCGAAATACCGTCATCACCACCTTTGGCGAGGATTTTGCGGTCTGCAGCACCGAATTTACCCGCGACGGCAGCGAGAAAACGGGCCGCCAGCAGCAGACCTGGGTGCGGATGCCGCACGGCTGGTGCATCGTGGCGGCGCAGGTCAGCCTGATGAGCTGA
- the puuE gene encoding allantoinase PuuE, with translation MTDAAEKKEYSFNKNYPRDLIGYGAHPPHAAWPGNARVAVQFVLNYEEGAENSVLHGDAGSEQFLSDIIGAASYSDRHMSMESLYEYGSRAGFWRIHNEFQTRGLPLTVFGVAMALARHPEIVEAIKQADYDVVSHGWRWIHYQGMDAKTERQHMQQAVDVLVDLFGKAPTGWYTGRDSPNTRRLVVEQGGFSYDSDYYGDDLPFWTQVTCQDGTVKPHLIIPYTLECNDMRFATPQGFNTADQFFTYLRDSFDVLYEEGKTAPKMMSIGMHCRLLGRPGKFRALQKFLDHIQQHDDVWICTRQQIADHWIATHPAP, from the coding sequence ATGACTGACGCTGCAGAGAAGAAAGAGTACAGTTTTAACAAAAACTATCCGCGCGATTTAATCGGTTATGGTGCTCATCCACCGCACGCCGCCTGGCCAGGCAACGCCCGCGTGGCGGTGCAGTTTGTCCTGAACTACGAAGAGGGCGCTGAAAACAGCGTGTTGCACGGCGACGCCGGTTCAGAGCAGTTCCTCTCCGACATCATCGGCGCCGCCAGCTATAGCGATCGGCACATGTCGATGGAGTCGCTGTATGAGTATGGATCCCGCGCCGGATTCTGGCGCATCCACAACGAGTTTCAGACGCGTGGCCTGCCGCTGACGGTGTTTGGCGTCGCGATGGCGCTGGCGCGTCATCCGGAGATCGTAGAGGCGATTAAGCAGGCCGATTACGATGTGGTCAGCCACGGCTGGCGCTGGATCCACTATCAGGGCATGGATGCAAAAACCGAACGTCAGCACATGCAGCAGGCGGTCGATGTGCTGGTGGATCTCTTTGGCAAAGCGCCCACCGGCTGGTACACCGGTCGCGACAGCCCGAATACCCGTCGTCTGGTGGTGGAGCAGGGGGGCTTCAGCTATGACAGCGACTACTACGGCGACGATCTGCCTTTCTGGACGCAGGTAACCTGTCAGGATGGCACGGTGAAACCACACCTGATCATCCCCTACACCCTGGAGTGCAACGACATGCGCTTTGCCACGCCGCAGGGCTTCAACACGGCCGACCAGTTCTTCACCTATCTGCGTGACAGTTTCGATGTGCTCTATGAAGAGGGCAAAACCGCGCCGAAGATGATGTCGATAGGCATGCACTGCCGCCTGCTGGGGCGACCGGGCAAATTCCGCGCGCTGCAGAAGTTTCTCGATCACATCCAGCAGCACGACGATGTCTGGATTTGTACCCGCCAGCAGATCGCCGACCACTGGATCGCGACACACCCGGCGCCCTGA
- the hpxX gene encoding oxalurate catabolism protein HpxX gives MNQHDWASYIGHMEQILQLELDEARRAELLIQLSRIAEMAAPLMAFPLDDRLDVAGVYQA, from the coding sequence ATGAATCAACACGACTGGGCCAGCTACATCGGCCATATGGAGCAGATCCTGCAGCTGGAACTGGATGAGGCCCGGCGCGCCGAGCTGCTGATCCAGCTTTCGCGCATTGCAGAGATGGCGGCGCCGCTGATGGCGTTTCCGCTGGATGACCGGCTGGACGTGGCAGGAGTCTATCAGGCATGA